A single window of Candidatus Eisenbacteria bacterium DNA harbors:
- a CDS encoding VCBS repeat-containing protein: MRFSIAAINCCFIAAFLTVSVQPEDSPAENISHSPAAATFIDSSDVVENVSSGRISLQLDGYNCSIPCDATHDPDIPHSGITRAIIVIHGTLRNAESYLSAILDAASLAGCATDSTMVIAPQFLAEQDLVLHSLPSGIAFWAYMGWRQGDLSLNTPAHPRPWRISSYAVIDTILFRLAMLNPALRKIVLVGHSAGGQFTHRYAAASLIPTILDDQFGIEVQHIIANPSSYLYFTDERWVAGTAYEFETPSEQDSELCPQFNDYKYGLRFPNEYMDAGADVVLQQYQQRNIACLLGSDDTNPYELYLDTSCMAGFQGRHRLERGLVYTYYLHYLFGPNALENNHTAVIAGIAHDYRGIFTSECGLHYLFDTGECIPLPPTPPWADVTTSLLKNRETRAAAWGDADNDGHLDLYLAGLEKSNKLLAGDGNAGFVDVTSDPLDNDGPGMCAAWGDYDNDRLLDLYISNWNEENKLLRNLGSFEFEDTSNNLLQIAGPSCDVKWSDYDNDGDLDLYVTRTNSQPNQLFRNEGDGSFSDATSGPLGGSQHSRGCAWGDYDNDGDMDLYICNGSAPNLLLRNDGAGLFMDVTAPPLNDTSSGSSAAWGDYDNDGYLDLYVVNRESADHLFHNERAEYFTDETHGAMTSPLNGRSACWGDYDNDGYLDLYVAVLGGSNILLHNIGGSLFEDATEFPLGNPEAGYSASWGDYDNDGDLDLYVANSDGDNNLFQNNLETGNHWLQIDLEGEVSNSFGVGSRIRIVVGGKQQIREVGTGAGSLSQNALTASFGLAASTMIDTLEIQWPSGITQVFRYVTADRRLRINETMTSSVLDPPRRQGVLLYPPCPNPSRGSATLQYLLSGHAHVSLRVLDIAGRVVAVLKDHRMEQPGLYKVSWGDSGPAGRRAPAGIYFYTLESNGITQTRKFLLLR; this comes from the coding sequence GTGAGGTTTTCTATTGCGGCTATCAACTGCTGTTTCATCGCGGCTTTTCTTACCGTGTCTGTCCAGCCGGAAGACAGCCCCGCTGAGAATATCTCGCACTCTCCCGCAGCGGCGACCTTTATCGATTCATCCGACGTTGTAGAGAATGTCTCATCCGGCCGGATTTCTCTCCAACTCGATGGATATAACTGCTCCATCCCTTGCGACGCGACCCACGATCCCGATATACCCCATTCCGGTATTACCCGCGCTATTATTGTTATCCATGGAACCCTTCGCAACGCCGAGTCATATCTATCAGCCATCCTCGACGCCGCGTCTCTCGCGGGATGCGCGACCGATTCCACCATGGTGATCGCGCCCCAGTTCTTGGCCGAACAGGATCTTGTTCTTCACTCCCTCCCCTCCGGCATCGCCTTCTGGGCCTATATGGGATGGCGGCAGGGAGATCTCTCGCTGAACACGCCCGCACATCCCAGACCCTGGCGGATCAGTTCTTATGCCGTGATCGATACGATTCTCTTCCGATTGGCAATGCTCAATCCCGCCCTTCGCAAGATTGTTTTGGTGGGGCATTCCGCCGGTGGACAATTCACTCATCGTTACGCCGCGGCCTCCCTCATCCCGACAATCCTGGATGATCAATTCGGCATTGAAGTCCAACATATCATCGCGAATCCCTCATCCTATCTTTACTTTACTGATGAGAGATGGGTCGCCGGCACAGCCTATGAATTTGAAACCCCTTCCGAACAAGACAGCGAATTGTGCCCGCAGTTCAACGACTACAAATACGGGCTCAGATTCCCAAATGAATATATGGATGCCGGCGCCGATGTTGTCCTTCAGCAGTACCAACAACGAAACATTGCTTGTCTCTTGGGATCCGATGACACCAACCCCTATGAATTGTACCTCGACACATCCTGTATGGCGGGGTTCCAAGGCCGTCACCGCTTGGAACGCGGTCTTGTTTATACCTATTATCTTCATTATCTTTTCGGCCCGAATGCTCTGGAAAATAACCATACCGCGGTTATCGCGGGGATCGCCCATGACTATCGAGGGATCTTCACCTCGGAATGCGGACTCCACTATCTTTTTGACACGGGGGAATGCATACCACTTCCTCCAACTCCGCCCTGGGCGGATGTCACAACCTCCCTTCTAAAAAACCGGGAAACGAGGGCTGCGGCTTGGGGAGATGCTGATAATGATGGGCATCTGGATCTCTATCTCGCCGGACTTGAAAAATCCAACAAGCTTCTTGCCGGCGATGGAAACGCCGGCTTCGTGGATGTGACCAGCGATCCTTTAGATAATGATGGTCCCGGCATGTGCGCAGCCTGGGGGGATTATGATAATGACCGCCTATTGGACTTATACATAAGCAATTGGAATGAGGAAAACAAGCTCCTTAGAAACCTGGGCTCATTTGAATTCGAGGATACTTCAAACAACTTGCTGCAAATAGCAGGGCCCTCGTGCGATGTAAAGTGGAGCGATTATGACAATGACGGCGATTTGGATCTCTATGTGACCCGAACGAATAGCCAGCCCAACCAACTTTTCAGAAATGAGGGGGACGGATCTTTTTCAGATGCGACCAGCGGTCCTTTGGGGGGTTCCCAACACAGCAGGGGCTGCGCCTGGGGGGATTACGATAACGATGGCGACATGGACTTGTATATTTGTAACGGAAGCGCGCCGAATCTTTTACTTAGGAATGACGGCGCCGGACTATTTATGGATGTCACCGCGCCGCCGCTAAATGACACTTCGAGCGGTTCCAGCGCGGCATGGGGAGACTATGACAACGACGGCTATTTGGATCTTTACGTCGTGAATCGCGAATCGGCGGATCATTTATTCCACAATGAGCGCGCCGAATACTTTACCGATGAGACGCACGGCGCGATGACCTCCCCGCTGAACGGGCGTTCGGCCTGCTGGGGCGATTATGATAACGACGGGTACCTGGATCTCTATGTGGCCGTTTTGGGCGGGTCGAATATTTTGCTGCACAATATCGGCGGCAGTCTATTTGAAGATGCGACCGAGTTTCCTCTTGGCAATCCGGAAGCAGGGTACAGCGCGTCATGGGGAGATTATGACAACGACGGTGATTTGGATCTCTATGTGGCCAACAGCGACGGCGACAACAACCTTTTCCAAAACAATCTCGAGACGGGGAATCACTGGCTTCAAATCGATCTCGAAGGAGAGGTTTCTAATTCCTTCGGTGTCGGCTCCAGAATCAGGATCGTTGTCGGCGGCAAACAACAGATCCGAGAAGTGGGAACCGGGGCCGGGTCTCTATCGCAGAACGCCCTAACCGCCTCTTTCGGCCTGGCGGCCTCAACAATGATCGATACCTTGGAGATACAATGGCCCAGCGGAATAACCCAAGTGTTCCGGTATGTGACAGCGGATCGCCGGCTCAGGATCAATGAAACCATGACGTCTTCTGTCCTTGATCCGCCGCGGCGGCAGGGGGTTCTATTATATCCGCCCTGCCCCAATCCTTCGCGGGGTTCCGCCACGCTCCAATATCTTCTATCCGGCCACGCTCACGTGTCGCTTCGTGTTCTGGATATAGCGGGCCGGGTCGTGGCGGTTTTGAAGGATCATAGAATGGAACAGCCTGGCCTATATAAGGTTAGCTGGGGCGATTCCGGGCCGGCGGGGCGACGGGCGCCTGCGGGGATCTACTTCTACACCCTGGAAAGCAACGGCATCACTCAAACACGCAAATTCCTTCTCTTGAGATAA
- a CDS encoding DUF362 domain-containing protein, with protein sequence MSKVYLVPAQSTETKDQIHQKIRALWRQAGLANCFRKQDLAALKLHVGEPGREPHLSPVVAAALVDCMKEAGARPFLTDTAVLYKSRRDNGVDHAQVAYEHGFSIEGTGAPFIPTDGLNGSEEIEVTVSGKHYKTVAIASAAIQARSMLVLTHATGHLGTGFGGALKNLGMGLSAKKGKLRQHSGQHPHIDLKKCTSCGTCAVWCPENAITVNAGAEIVKELCIGCGECVAMCLDGAVRFDWTIMGRELQERIVEHAAAVVRGKPGRIGYVTVAMGITKDCDCLSKRQDPLCEDIGILASHDPVAIDLAVMELVKERAGRTLESMSYPDRDGMIQIHYAAELGLGQSSAELVLVD encoded by the coding sequence ATGAGTAAAGTTTATCTCGTCCCGGCCCAAAGTACGGAAACCAAGGATCAGATCCATCAAAAGATTCGGGCGTTGTGGCGGCAGGCCGGATTGGCAAATTGTTTCCGCAAGCAGGACCTCGCGGCTCTGAAGCTTCACGTGGGGGAGCCGGGCCGCGAACCGCATCTTTCGCCGGTCGTCGCGGCGGCCCTGGTGGACTGTATGAAGGAAGCCGGAGCGAGGCCCTTTCTGACCGATACGGCGGTTCTCTATAAAAGCCGCCGGGATAACGGGGTCGATCATGCGCAGGTAGCCTATGAACATGGATTCTCAATCGAAGGTACGGGCGCGCCGTTTATACCGACAGACGGCTTGAACGGCAGCGAAGAGATTGAGGTGACCGTTTCGGGTAAACATTACAAAACGGTGGCGATCGCCTCGGCCGCGATTCAGGCGCGCAGTATGCTTGTGCTGACCCACGCCACCGGGCATCTTGGAACGGGGTTCGGCGGGGCGCTGAAGAATTTGGGAATGGGACTCAGCGCCAAGAAGGGAAAACTGCGCCAACACAGCGGCCAGCATCCGCATATCGATCTAAAGAAGTGCACCTCCTGTGGAACCTGCGCCGTCTGGTGCCCGGAAAACGCGATCACCGTCAATGCGGGCGCTGAGATTGTGAAGGAACTGTGCATCGGATGCGGCGAGTGCGTGGCCATGTGTCTCGACGGCGCCGTCCGTTTTGATTGGACGATCATGGGCCGGGAGCTTCAAGAGCGGATTGTTGAACACGCCGCCGCCGTTGTCCGGGGCAAGCCTGGGCGGATCGGTTATGTCACCGTGGCGATGGGTATAACAAAAGATTGTGACTGTCTCAGCAAGAGGCAAGATCCCCTTTGCGAAGATATCGGCATCCTTGCGTCGCACGATCCCGTCGCCATTGATCTGGCGGTGATGGAGCTTGTGAAAGAGCGCGCCGGGCGCACGCTCGAATCAATGTCCTATCCCGACCGGGATGGCATGATTCAGATCCACTATGCGGCGGAACTCGGCCTTGGCCAAAGCTCCGCGGAACTTGTGCTGGTTGATTAG
- a CDS encoding glycosyltransferase family 39 protein, which yields MTKHPATDRPLRVRPVIAWFLAQIRDPLTAISLLYGLGWLILSSLIRPIGDYGVETDFYNDVVFTRQWMTGNPTIMNGFRGPFYHLLLGLLILPFRDPFLTGKVISVVSAAAGLRLAGGIVKRFFGPLPAVCAILFIAGNKTFIEHTFRACTDMLFFALLAGVFLLILQEGRRSLRNWVFAGAAAGVAWLTRYNGILLLPCAALVAFIALRPFPRAVKHFISFFAAWIIIIAPWCLFLWMKTGDPFWNRSYQNVAIGIYTANSSMAQVGRFISQLSFSSLLEVWQVDPAHFITVAVKNVYYHLRDDATLLVGIPFAAVAALGLIFNIRRLSQSRYLAYTLCGLLIFLGMSVIFYNSRFMIPLLLWWSLFAAAFIFVIASFLSGARRWGRLVAMTLAGSLGLVAILGNLAVVKESMDPMTSSFPAVSIKELAKKLKEGGVVINATTPIAARKPHIGSFFNAPVVPIPYGNIDDLRESGAHYLLISGPELNVTPQLKDLLLSTDPADVPDGLRLVKRVILSTRGGYSRVAAIFAIENPKPWTPKPPPSVTRPGEILPGMSRVDALRVQLAAWYQIWEPQREVAPLIGHLAPEAQKHPEALLVLGNAAFKKRDAKRAEVLYIQALAADPKYLTAGIRLTAELRLAGARYLQDKDLSIDPLIPRLEPEYGPPAETPSAFWFLVGNTYLARGDYAAALAPLARCLEIDPDAAVCYRALGDALHFLGWYEKALYHYSRYLRYEPKDKEIEKTVEKLRRIIEDG from the coding sequence ATGACAAAGCATCCCGCAACGGACCGGCCTTTGAGAGTCCGGCCTGTAATAGCTTGGTTTCTAGCTCAGATACGTGATCCCCTGACCGCTATCTCCCTGCTTTACGGTCTTGGCTGGCTGATCCTCTCGAGCCTGATCCGGCCGATTGGCGATTACGGGGTCGAAACCGATTTCTACAATGATGTTGTCTTCACCCGGCAGTGGATGACCGGAAATCCAACCATCATGAACGGATTCCGGGGCCCGTTCTACCACCTCCTCCTCGGTCTCCTCATACTCCCATTCCGTGATCCATTTCTAACCGGGAAAGTGATCTCGGTTGTCTCGGCAGCCGCTGGATTGCGCCTGGCCGGTGGGATTGTGAAGCGCTTCTTCGGCCCCCTGCCTGCCGTCTGCGCCATCCTTTTTATCGCCGGCAACAAAACATTTATTGAGCACACCTTTCGAGCCTGCACGGATATGCTTTTCTTCGCTCTGCTCGCTGGTGTTTTTTTACTGATCCTTCAAGAGGGCCGGAGATCTCTGAGGAATTGGGTGTTTGCAGGCGCGGCGGCCGGAGTGGCATGGTTGACGCGATATAATGGGATCCTTCTTCTCCCCTGCGCCGCTCTTGTCGCCTTTATCGCCCTCCGTCCCTTCCCGCGCGCCGTTAAACATTTCATCTCTTTTTTTGCAGCTTGGATCATCATCATCGCGCCCTGGTGCCTCTTCCTATGGATGAAGACGGGGGATCCTTTTTGGAACCGGTCCTATCAGAATGTCGCGATCGGTATCTATACGGCCAATTCCTCTATGGCACAGGTGGGAAGATTCATTTCGCAATTAAGCTTTTCATCACTTCTTGAGGTCTGGCAGGTCGATCCGGCCCATTTTATCACCGTCGCCGTTAAGAATGTCTACTATCACCTGCGGGATGACGCCACCCTGCTGGTTGGGATTCCTTTCGCCGCCGTTGCGGCGCTTGGTCTCATCTTCAACATCCGGCGTCTATCGCAGAGCCGGTACCTGGCTTATACGCTTTGCGGTTTGCTGATCTTTCTCGGCATGTCGGTTATCTTTTATAATTCGCGGTTCATGATCCCCCTGCTTCTCTGGTGGTCTCTTTTCGCCGCTGCTTTCATCTTCGTCATCGCTTCATTTCTTTCCGGCGCCCGCAGGTGGGGCCGGCTTGTCGCTATGACCCTCGCCGGCTCTCTGGGCCTCGTCGCCATCCTTGGAAATCTGGCGGTTGTCAAGGAATCGATGGATCCGATGACCTCCAGCTTCCCAGCCGTCTCGATAAAGGAACTCGCGAAAAAGCTAAAAGAAGGCGGTGTTGTGATCAATGCAACAACCCCGATCGCAGCCCGCAAACCCCACATCGGGTCCTTTTTTAACGCCCCCGTGGTTCCCATTCCCTATGGGAACATTGATGACCTGCGCGAGAGCGGTGCGCATTATCTGCTCATCTCCGGGCCGGAGCTGAATGTCACGCCCCAACTGAAGGATCTTCTTTTGAGCACGGACCCCGCGGATGTGCCGGACGGCCTCCGCCTTGTCAAGAGGGTCATTCTTTCAACACGTGGCGGGTATTCCCGCGTCGCCGCCATCTTCGCCATTGAAAATCCAAAACCATGGACACCCAAGCCTCCTCCCTCGGTGACCCGGCCGGGTGAGATCCTTCCCGGAATGTCCCGCGTGGACGCCCTTCGGGTTCAATTAGCCGCTTGGTATCAAATATGGGAACCCCAGAGGGAAGTTGCGCCGCTAATAGGACACCTGGCTCCCGAAGCACAGAAACATCCTGAAGCTTTACTGGTGTTGGGAAACGCGGCCTTTAAAAAACGCGATGCGAAAAGGGCTGAAGTTTTGTATATCCAGGCCCTTGCGGCGGATCCGAAATATCTCACCGCCGGCATCCGCCTCACTGCTGAGCTCCGTCTTGCCGGTGCGCGGTATCTTCAGGACAAAGATCTCTCAATTGATCCTCTTATTCCGAGATTGGAACCTGAATACGGCCCGCCGGCCGAGACGCCCTCGGCTTTCTGGTTCCTGGTTGGAAACACTTACCTTGCGCGCGGGGATTATGCGGCCGCGTTGGCTCCATTGGCCCGCTGTCTTGAGATCGATCCCGACGCCGCCGTCTGTTATCGAGCCCTTGGCGATGCCCTTCACTTTTTGGGATGGTATGAAAAGGCTCTTTATCATTATTCCCGCTACTTGAGATACGAGCCGAAGGATAAGGAAATTGAAAAGACGGTGGAAAAACTAAGAAGAATCATTGAAGACGGGTGA
- a CDS encoding PDZ domain-containing protein, whose product MKSLMARASLIAVLSLFMTTVIFSAASAKPGYLQDPDIYGDRIVFSVDGDLWTANTDGSNVRRLTTFPGDEQLAHFSPDGKWVAFTGVYDGNNDVYIISADGGEPTRLTWNPSPDMVVGWTPDGKKIIFRSYRYSPTHDAELFTIPAAGGDVEQLPIGRAVMIDIDPKTGLWAFHRTWGGGTWKRYRGGTAPEIWVGHPDRADFKEVTHFDGNDLYPMFFNGRIYFLTDQGGTGNIWSMMPDGSDRKQHTHHDKWDARTTTMGPDGRIIYMYAGGLHIYDPSTNQDRAVEIDLPSENTLTRKRYSDPGQYITDFTLSPDGERVVISARGEIFTIPVKDGVTLPITKGSGARDRFVDLDPKGKRILYITDESREQEIVTADSWGRGDIKKLTVAKETKWIHPPVWSPDGKNIAYVDQAHNLYIIEVEGNTRTKVDQCKESQIRSYEWSPDGRWLAYDKRNTVDFGSIFIYDTQEKEIHQVTSWLTDDHSPAWDPDGKYLYFASERNVNPHIGAFDFETIAIESGKLYMLLLRPDVENPLADANGIPPKAGDEDKKDKDKDKDKDKKGDKDEDDDGDKDDDGDKDDDEDEDKLEPVEIEFDGLAERVLELPVDAGNYRALGAVSGKLFYFSSPTRGMADGDRREAPPGSIMAFDLEEKEADKFMGGVSGYSLRAGASKMAVMKDRGEIYVVGTGSPPGDDLSDSAISLDGVIIELHPRDEWEQIFYEAWRNLRDHYWDESMCGLDWEAIRDQYATLLPLLGNRGDLQDVIAEMIGELSTGHTYVWGGDNAVRVPHISTGLLGARLTREGDYFKVDRIYHGGDPDRVRSPLLEPGVDIKEGTYILAVNQKPFLKDRPFEASFENFTDVPVLLTVNDKPKTDGARDVIVTPIGSDSELRYSDWVRRNREYVAEKTGGKIGYIHVPDMGSDGLIEFDTWYYPQLDKEGMIVDVRWNGGGFVSQLLLSRFMRTIISWDRPRYGSPSVYPYRTLNGPFVVLTNENAGSDGDIFPAAVQLAGLAPIIGTRTWGGVVGIDMSKPFIDNGLVTRPEYAWWDSQKGWGLEGRGVEPDIEVRNLPQELAKGIDSQLNRGIEEVLRLHKEKPPLKPNFGPAPRKDRDAFKNEN is encoded by the coding sequence ATGAAGTCACTGATGGCACGCGCGTCGCTCATCGCCGTCCTAAGCCTTTTCATGACGACAGTCATCTTTTCGGCGGCATCAGCAAAACCAGGTTATCTTCAGGATCCGGACATCTATGGTGACCGGATTGTTTTTTCAGTTGACGGTGATCTTTGGACGGCAAATACCGACGGTAGCAATGTCCGCCGACTTACAACATTTCCCGGCGATGAACAGCTTGCACATTTTTCGCCGGACGGGAAATGGGTGGCCTTCACAGGAGTGTATGACGGCAATAATGATGTCTATATTATCTCCGCCGATGGAGGAGAACCCACACGCCTGACATGGAATCCTTCCCCCGATATGGTCGTCGGATGGACCCCCGACGGCAAAAAGATCATTTTCCGGAGCTACCGCTACTCACCCACCCATGATGCGGAGTTGTTCACCATACCGGCCGCCGGCGGCGATGTGGAACAGCTGCCCATCGGCCGCGCGGTGATGATCGACATCGATCCCAAGACCGGGCTATGGGCCTTTCACCGGACATGGGGTGGCGGAACCTGGAAGCGGTATCGCGGCGGCACGGCGCCGGAAATCTGGGTGGGGCATCCCGATCGCGCCGATTTCAAAGAAGTAACACACTTCGACGGTAACGATCTCTATCCCATGTTTTTTAACGGCCGGATCTATTTTCTTACCGACCAGGGGGGCACGGGAAATATCTGGTCGATGATGCCGGATGGTTCGGATCGCAAACAGCATACACATCATGACAAATGGGATGCACGCACCACAACGATGGGACCCGACGGCCGGATTATCTATATGTATGCCGGCGGCCTGCATATCTACGATCCATCCACGAATCAGGATCGCGCCGTTGAGATTGATCTTCCCAGTGAGAATACCCTAACCCGGAAACGCTATTCAGATCCGGGGCAGTATATCACCGATTTTACGCTTTCCCCGGATGGTGAACGCGTCGTCATCTCCGCCCGCGGCGAGATTTTCACAATTCCAGTAAAAGATGGTGTCACGCTGCCCATTACAAAGGGAAGCGGCGCCCGCGACAGATTCGTCGATCTTGATCCCAAGGGAAAGAGAATTCTATACATTACCGATGAGAGCAGAGAGCAGGAAATTGTCACAGCTGATTCTTGGGGCCGTGGAGATATCAAGAAATTAACGGTCGCCAAAGAGACGAAGTGGATCCATCCGCCCGTCTGGTCGCCCGATGGCAAGAATATCGCCTATGTCGACCAAGCCCACAACCTATACATTATTGAAGTTGAGGGCAACACCAGGACTAAGGTGGATCAATGTAAAGAGAGCCAGATTAGAAGTTATGAATGGAGTCCTGACGGCCGGTGGCTGGCCTATGACAAACGGAACACGGTCGATTTCGGTTCGATCTTTATCTATGACACACAGGAGAAGGAAATCCATCAGGTCACGAGCTGGTTGACGGACGATCATTCCCCCGCCTGGGATCCCGACGGCAAGTACCTCTATTTCGCCAGTGAACGGAATGTGAATCCCCACATCGGGGCTTTCGATTTCGAGACGATCGCCATTGAATCGGGCAAGCTCTACATGCTTCTTCTTCGCCCCGATGTAGAAAATCCTCTTGCCGACGCCAACGGCATCCCGCCCAAAGCCGGCGACGAAGACAAAAAAGATAAAGACAAAGATAAAGACAAAGACAAAAAGGGCGATAAAGACGAAGACGACGACGGCGATAAAGATGACGACGGCGATAAAGACGACGACGAAGATGAAGACAAGCTGGAACCGGTCGAGATCGAATTTGACGGTCTGGCCGAGCGCGTTCTCGAGCTGCCGGTTGATGCCGGGAATTACCGTGCTCTTGGCGCCGTCAGCGGCAAGCTCTTTTACTTTTCCTCCCCGACGAGGGGAATGGCGGATGGAGATCGCAGGGAGGCCCCGCCGGGATCGATCATGGCCTTTGATCTGGAGGAGAAGGAAGCCGACAAGTTCATGGGCGGTGTCTCCGGGTACAGCCTGCGGGCGGGCGCCAGCAAAATGGCGGTTATGAAAGACCGCGGAGAGATCTATGTTGTCGGCACGGGGAGCCCTCCGGGTGACGATCTATCCGACAGTGCGATCTCGCTGGATGGCGTCATTATCGAGCTCCATCCGCGGGATGAGTGGGAACAGATATTCTATGAGGCGTGGCGGAATCTGCGCGACCATTATTGGGATGAAAGCATGTGCGGCTTGGATTGGGAGGCGATCCGCGACCAGTATGCGACGCTGCTGCCGCTCCTCGGAAATCGGGGGGATCTCCAGGATGTCATCGCGGAGATGATTGGCGAGTTGTCAACCGGTCATACCTATGTCTGGGGAGGCGATAACGCCGTTCGCGTGCCTCATATTTCCACAGGGCTCCTCGGTGCGCGTTTGACGCGGGAGGGTGACTATTTCAAGGTCGATCGGATTTATCACGGTGGTGACCCGGATCGTGTGCGATCGCCGCTGCTTGAGCCGGGAGTTGATATTAAAGAAGGAACCTATATTCTCGCGGTTAATCAAAAGCCTTTCCTAAAGGATCGTCCATTCGAGGCGAGTTTTGAAAACTTCACCGATGTTCCTGTGCTGCTCACAGTTAATGACAAACCCAAAACAGACGGCGCCCGCGATGTTATCGTGACGCCGATCGGATCCGATAGCGAGCTGCGCTATTCCGATTGGGTTCGGCGGAACCGTGAGTATGTCGCAGAGAAAACCGGTGGCAAGATTGGATATATTCATGTTCCCGATATGGGCAGCGACGGGCTCATTGAGTTCGACACCTGGTATTATCCACAGCTGGACAAAGAGGGGATGATCGTTGATGTGCGCTGGAACGGCGGGGGATTTGTATCACAGTTGTTGCTGAGCCGGTTTATGCGGACGATCATCAGTTGGGACCGGCCGCGCTACGGCTCGCCGTCCGTTTATCCTTATAGAACATTAAACGGCCCCTTTGTTGTCCTGACGAACGAGAACGCCGGTTCTGACGGCGATATCTTTCCGGCGGCGGTTCAGCTGGCCGGATTGGCGCCGATCATCGGGACACGCACCTGGGGCGGTGTTGTTGGGATCGATATGAGCAAACCCTTCATCGACAACGGACTTGTAACGCGGCCGGAGTACGCTTGGTGGGATAGCCAAAAGGGCTGGGGGCTTGAAGGCCGTGGTGTCGAGCCCGATATCGAAGTCCGCAATCTGCCACAGGAACTGGCGAAAGGTATCGACAGCCAGCTTAACCGCGGCATTGAAGAGGTTCTGCGGCTACACAAAGAAAAGCCGCCGTTGAAGCCCAACTTCGGACCCGCACCGCGGAAGGATCGCGACGCCTTTAAGAACGAAAATTGA
- a CDS encoding ABC transporter ATP-binding protein, whose product MLSATGLTRIFRLGGQEIRAVDGVDLEIREGEYTRITGASGSGKSTLLNLLAGLDTPSSGCITTPEGVLSDFSSRRLAAYRAHQVGMVFQSFNLIPHRTALQNVELGMLFLGRPRAERHQRAEEILARLGLADRLHHRPNDLSGGEQQRVSLARALAKQPKMLMADEPTGNLDRDTSIEISRLLKELNAEGLTVILVTHDTDLAVSDAHRTLKMSYGKIVEETPRQSI is encoded by the coding sequence ATGCTGAGCGCCACGGGTCTGACACGCATCTTTCGTCTCGGCGGACAGGAGATTCGCGCCGTCGACGGTGTCGATTTGGAAATCCGGGAGGGCGAATATACTCGTATCACGGGCGCCTCCGGATCCGGTAAGTCTACTTTATTAAACCTGTTAGCCGGACTTGATACGCCCTCTTCCGGCTGCATCACGACACCGGAGGGTGTTCTCTCCGACTTCTCCTCGCGACGACTGGCCGCTTACCGGGCCCATCAAGTCGGGATGGTCTTCCAGTCTTTCAACCTGATTCCCCACCGGACGGCCCTTCAGAACGTGGAGCTGGGGATGCTCTTTCTCGGCCGGCCCCGGGCGGAGCGGCACCAGCGGGCCGAGGAAATCCTTGCTCGATTGGGCCTCGCCGATCGGCTGCACCACCGCCCGAACGACCTTTCTGGCGGCGAACAACAGCGGGTTTCCCTCGCCCGCGCCCTTGCCAAGCAACCGAAGATGCTGATGGCTGATGAGCCGACGGGAAATCTCGACCGCGACACCTCCATCGAAATTTCAAGATTGTTAAAGGAGCTGAACGCAGAGGGACTGACGGTGATTTTAGTAACGCACGACACGGATCTTGCGGTGTCGGATGCCCACCGGACATTGAAGATGAGTTACGGCAAAATTGTTGAAGAGACGCCGCGGCAATCGATCTAG